DNA sequence from the Coregonus clupeaformis isolate EN_2021a chromosome 30, ASM2061545v1, whole genome shotgun sequence genome:
ttggactgctgaggactggggtagtcattttctctgatgaatcccctttccgattgtttggggcatccagaaaaaagcttgtccggaaaagacaaggtgagcgctaccatcagtcctgtgtcatgccaacagtaaagcatcctgagaccattcatgtgtggggttgcttctcagccaagggagtgggctcactcacaattttgcctaagaacacagccatgaataaagaatggtaccaacacatcctcagagagcaacttctcccaaccatccaagaacagtttggtgacgaacaatgccttttccagcatgatggagcaccttaccataaggcaaaagtgataactaagtggctcggggaacaaaacatcaaaattttgggtccatggccctGAAACTCCCCTGACTTTAATCCCAGtgagaatttgtggtcaatcctcaagaggcgggtggacaaactccaagcattgattatgcaagaatgggctgccatcagtcaggatgtggcccagaagttaattgacagcatgccagggtggattgcagaggtcttgaaaaagggtcaacactgcaaatattgactctttgcataaacgtaatgtaattgtcaataaaagcctttgacacttatggaatacttgtaattatacttcagtataccatagtaacatctgacaaaaatatctaaaaacactgaagcaacaaactttgtgaagaccaatacttgcgtcattctcaacttttgacaacgattgtatatatactgagatcatgtgacacttaaataaagtgcacctgtgtgcaatctaactaattacgtgacttctgaaggtaattggttgcaccagatcttatttatgggcttcGTAGCAGAGggcgtgaatacatatgcacacatcaGTTTTCCATTATTTAAGAATTTCTTGAAACACGTAATTTTTTTTCatgtcacttcaccaatttggactattttgtgtatgtccattacatgaaatccaaataaaaatccatttaaattacaagttgtaatgcaacaaaataggaaaaacgccaagggggatgaatacttttgcaaggcactgtagctttattggacaagttcaggtggaAACATACTATGTGCTTTAATCATGACAGGGAGAGCGCTCTGTTGGAAGCAATACTACAGCAGAGACTGGTCATTAACAGTCAGCTGAAGTGGTCAGAGGGGGTTCtgatggaagaaacacaaacgcTAGCCATATTACAGCAATTCAGTTTAAGTGGCAGAGATTGATGGAAGAAATGTCTAATACAATCTGTCACTGGTCAGACTTAACAGTTCAATTAATCTGCAGTCTTTCAAGAGGCACATCAATTGTAAAGCTGACGATTTTATGTTTCCATAATTCTCGGCTttcccccctctaccctctcctggGGGTTTGGATTAAAGGAGTCATCTAGGGACATGGACCTGGTGCCCGAGCAGAGCCCTGTGCTTTGAAAAATCAAAGGTGGGGGACTAGTTACTCGTAGGTCAGCTCTTTTGTTCATATTTAATGGCTGCTCAAAGGAAAGTTAACTTCAATGCGAGTCAACCTGCACACCTGTTATGGCATTAGGTCTGTAAACTTTGACATTACACAAAATGGCTTCTGCTGTTCTTGACTGGTTGAGGTTGCATTCCTTGGCAACATTAAAATGCAACGAGTCATTACCTCTCTGATCTATAGAGACAGGACTCAACTCCAGTGTTTACACTAAGGACTGATGCAGTGTAATTGATCACCCTGACAGGTTATCACTGATTTAGTTGGAGAGAAACTAGGTGGCACAGTCCCATCATCCCCTGCCCTAAACATTACGAGAACCAATGACTTGCCTTCAAATGAATATTTTATTGGGTCAGCTCTGGTCAGGCAGATAAACAAAACGTAAGTGCTTTTATACAGGAAATCAATAAGACCAATAGTTTTAGCTGTAccataaaaaaatattaaattattCAAAAACTCAAATGGTTTAGATCAACTAAAAGAGCAATGGTACTTTACTAGTATTTACAACTACTTCAATATGGTACTGTCAGACATCTATACTTTGTATGGCATCTTCAGGCTACAAGTTGATCCTTTGATTTGACCTTTAACCCTTGATCACAGTGACCTCTGGCTGGGTGACCTCCATAGGGCCTTGCTCTGCAGGGCGGGGGGAGTGAGGGGGCTTGATGCTGAAGAGGTCACGCAGGTTGACTTCCGAGTCCACAAAGTGGGGGATCTTGCGCTCGTTGAAGAGGCCAGAGAGGTTAGCCTCCACCTTGGCCCGTCGTGACACCCTCATGCGCAAGGCGAAGAGGCGCCGCAGGTCATCCTCCACCAAGGGCAGCTGGTGGTGGCCTTCCAAACGCTTCTGCCAGGCCTTCTTGTTCCGCTTGCGCTTCTGCTACAGAGAGAAAAACACGATGCGACAAAGGAAAATTGAGTTGAGGTATAAAATGTCTAGTGGAACAATTCACCACAACTGTTCAGAAGGGTCATTAACTTTAAACCTGCCCACTAGACAGGAAGCCTGTGTATTAGGACTTCAGTTAGGAGCTCCAGAGCTGGACAAATTGAGACAAGACCGACATTGTGTGAGTAAACGCCACCGCTCCCTTGAGCCCCATAATGCCCAAAGCTGCTATAGATTCCCTTAACTCTGCCAGACATCTAAGGGACTCTGCTTTCAACTGGTTCAAAGACATGGTTCAGGGTACACATACAGATCAATGGTCACCTGGCCAGAGCTAGACACTTGGCACACCAAACAGTAGCCCCACTGTTGGCTCAAGCCCACGTCATCTTACCCACAGGGGATAGACTGACTATAAAACCATGCTTACCTTCTCAGGGCTGGCCTCTGGGTCGTGGTGAGCCAGGTGTCGGCTCAGGCTCTCCTGTGAGATTGAACAGAGATGTTAGTCATGACAACGATGGCGTACAAACATTATGACACCAGCAAAGTATGAACATCCGTCTATTCTAAACCTTTATACTGTACCAGTGCCACAATGGCAAACATCTCCGTCCACAACATGGACAAATGTTTATCTTGGAATTCAAATTCCATTCTGTCCACAGGGAGGTGATGGAAGAATCAGCCACTAGTAGTTCAATGACAAGACATTCAGTGACTGCTTAGAAATTCATGAGGCTGCTTTGCATGCAGTGATTGAAACCCAACTGCATGTCGTCACCACCGTGTAGAAGACTAGACCGTTAAGGACGCGTGCTCTTAGTAAGACATCTGACAAATGGACGTCAGAAAGAGCAGCCTGAAGAGGAGAGTTCTGTGGCAGCTTAGGGCAGAATGCTACAAGTGTGTTCAACAGATAAAACTAGACTGCCtaaatcagggatgggcaactccagtcctcaggggcCAGAGTGGCGTCACTTTTCCCCCATCCTAGCAAACAGCTGAttaactaattgcattctaaactgaagatcatgattagtctATTATTGGAGTCTGGTGTGTTAGCTCAGGCAAAAGTTTGACACCAATCAGCTCAGCCCCCCAGATCACCATTCTTACTCCTACTGAACACAGGACCACAAGGGGTACAGTGCATACCCGCATGGCAAAGGTCCTGGGGCAGTCAGGGAAGTAACAATGGTACTTGAGGAGCTGCAGGTGGGTCTTGCGGATGTGGTGCTGCAGGTTGAAGGTAGTGGAGAAGTAGGCCTTGCAGCCGCTGCTGGGGCACAGCAGGACAGGCTTCTGCAGGGCATGGGTCCGCTTGTGTCTACGCAGAGAGTCCACATGCTTAAACACCTTCTGGCACAGCTTACAGGTGAATGTGGCTGCAGGGACAGGAGAGGCAAATGTTACTACTGGATTCCTGCCCAACAAGTTGTCCATTAGCCAAATCAGATGGTATGAGCAGGCAGCAGAGTAAAGGGTATGGATGTTTCTTGAAACTAAAAAAGGTCCAATAAAATAAGCTTTCCCTTAATTGCATTACTAATCAGCTAACTCATAAGCCAtttctcaaacagtcacactacaaCTAGCAGGGTACAAGGCAGGATATTTACAGAAGTGGTAGAAGACTGATGACGAAAAACCAGAATCACCCTAAATGTGAAAACAATGACATCCGAACAGTGTTTTCCTTTGAGAGGAAAGGTAAGTTGGCCCTGACTTGTACAATAATTAGTAATTTTCATCTCATCACATTCAGTAACAGCTCCAGTTAAGGGTGTTTGGTGGTGCTTACCCGGGTGTTTAGCCATGTGCTTGTGCATTTTCCCCCAGGTTTGCTCAAAATGATTGCATTCAGGCTGTGAGCAGCGGTACCCTGCAGAGTGGGAGAGATATGTACGGGCAGTTTTAAATTAAGAGTAAAatgaactactactaccaccccttTGATAGTTGTAATACAAAATGATTGCGAGATTTCTTTGAATTTATACAAGACAGTACAGCAATAGAAAGCCGACAGTCAAAAAGGGACAAACCTGCATGTTTCTTCTCATGGGCTTTGCGAGCAACATGGGTGTCAAACGTGACTCCACATCCTCTCTTTGAACATCTGAGAAAACCAGGGACAGAATAATTTAGCCATTAATCTACTGAGACATGCATACACTTGCAGTTTAAATAGAGAGTATACTTCATCAGATTGCGCATCAGCTTAGTCCTTGTGCAGTATTCAAAGGAAGTAAGGACTACAGGCCCATTTAAAGATTGTGACTTACTTGAAATTAGAAGATATTCCATGCTCCTTCAAATGTAATTTATACACCCTCCGTTTCTTGAATGTCAATGAGCAATGTGGGAAATtgcactgcacatggggacaattaAGCAAGTAAAAATAATTCAGCACATTAAGATGACGGTAAATAAAGGGAAATGGTTTCTTACAAATTAAATGCAAGAACCCATTTCATAAAGTACACATGACAGGGCCAAGGGGATCCGATTAAAAAGAACTAGAGAGGATGCAGAAAGTGGGCAATGTCCAAATTGCAACGTGGTTATCTGGCGCCATCTAGTGGACTATAACCTTAAAGTACGTGTCCTTTTCTCCGTGGGCATAATGGACGTGTCGCTTCAACTTGTCCGCGTTGAAGAAAGTCTTTGTGCAACTCACAAAGGTACATCTGTTTGGTGAAAAAAACCCGTGTTAGTTAAGTTTTTCAAACTATAGCCTAACCCATGGGTATGCAATGAAACGTCAACTGAAATTAACCTACCTGAATTTTTTCACCCCGGTGTGGCCAAGTGCGTGTCGGCGCAGGTGAGAATTCCGTGAGAAAACACGGCCACAATCAGCCACTTTACATTGAAAAGGTTGCTGAGAAACAAAGCGTTATAAATGATACACAATCGTAATGTTTGACTCCAGTCATAAGAGGCTCAAACGTCAGAATTAACTTTGCCATTCGAACTATCGCGCCACATTTATGGCAGAATTAGTCGACGCACTACCGCACATTTTTCACATGAACTCAATTAGCCCGAGAATGAGGTTACAGCCACATGGAACCATAATTGAATTCGAATATCACTCAAATATCAGTCATGTCCCCAGATCATATTTACCGCTCCAGTGTGCACGGTCTCGTGCTCTTTCAAACGCCACTCTCGTGTGAACGTTGCCCTACAATCAGCATGGTTGCAGTTGAAGAGCTGTTGTCGATGACCCGAGTCCTGTTTGTGGGGTACCCCGTTCATTGTCTCCTGAAAACAGTCTATTCGGTTGCAGACTATCAATCAAAAGGACACTGCACCGCACGCCAACTGCTCTTGTAGCCTCTGAGAGGGCACTGAGGTTAATTGACCCAGGTAGCACCTGTGCCGAATTAATTGCTAAATTCAGGTGTCAGTGTGTGCAGTGAATGGCCTGGTTCCAGGCTGACTGATTGCAGACATGTCAGATATCACAATGCCTGAGGTGCATTCAGTTCGCttgaacgtttgctacgttgcGGAACGGTTTGCACTGAATGACACGATTCCCCAAAatgttcttgaacagactttgagatacgtttgctcccgtttggtgggtgtggcttgaagcaaggAGTGGCGTCTTTAAAGGCCAGTGGCCATGCTGACAGCCCATAACCCCTCcccgtttttcaactggtcgttcagtacagcaCCGTTTCCGTTCAATTGAACATTCCAGAACATAAAAACatgtattatatatttttttgttgttgcaatcaACAGATCCCAAATGTTCATCATGTATTCAACAAGCTGCGATGCAACTACTGTATTCTTACAGCAGAGGGTAGCATATCTTACTACAATCAGAtttgagagagagatagggatgtAGCATTTGTTGCAAGAGTTGATTAATTCCTTGATTATACGAAGCTATTATTCCTAATCCCAAGGATTCCCAGACAGAACACATCACCCATGATTTAGGAGCCTCTACTAGCCTACTACAGTCAGCTCTGGATTAGTTCTGTACgcaaaattacttgtttactgttcttattatgttggtaaccaatttataatagaaataaggcaccccggccgtgaccaggagtcccatagggcggcgcacaattggcccagcgttgtctgggttaggggagggtttggccaggcggggctttacttggctcatcgcgctctagcgactccttgtggcaggccgggcgcctgcaggctgacctcggtcgccagttgaacagtgtttcctctgacacattggtgcagctggcttccgggttaagcgagcgggtgttaagaagcgcggcttggtgggtcatgtttcggaggacgcatgactcaaccttcgcctctcctaagcccgttggggagttacagcgatgagacaagatcgtaatcacgaaattgtagagaaaaagggggtaaaaaaaaggcacctcagggtttgtggtatatCGCCAATatatggctaagggctgtatccaggtactccacgttgcgttgtgcagcccttagccatggtatattggccaccatataccacacctcctcaggcctttttgcttaaatataccacagCTAGGGGCTGTTCTTATGCTGTGTTCATAACCTTCATTCATTGATGGTATTTACCACATACTACTGGGAAAAATCCTCTTGAAcgcccctccaactggtaattactagtgggaaacgtctatcatccctgagctccgacttctcccacatgctgaatTCTGACGTAACCCACTAAGGAAATGCCCTCAATAACATCATTTTCGGCagttaaggccaggcaccacaggctgAAATGACATTTTTGCATCTACTTATCAATTTTGAGATTTGATGGTATTTTGATCCAGTAACATTATTTTGGTCCCTCAACATTTTAATGAATTTTAACCACTTTAAAATGGATATACCTTAATAATTTCAAATCTCACTACATTAAATTACACATAATTTAAATCCCATTTCATAGAGAGTGTTACAAACTGGACTATATTTAGTAACTTTGAAGAGATGGTGATTAGGTCTAAATAGACGTTTGACATTTGGTAGTCTAAATTCAGTGTACTTGTCTTTAACTGACATTTCCAGAAAGTCAGACTCTTCCCACATGCCAACTCATTTTCCTCAGCTTCAGAAGCATCTGCattcatacatttttttgtggttatccttagatatattcTCCAGACTTGCCCCGAGGAAATTGTTGATATGTTGTAAATTGTTTATagtaaatacaattttatttggaaaAATACACAAAAAATGCATTTTATGTGCATATCTTTAGTATTTCACAGATAGAAAGTTTCAAAAAGTATTTATCCACAATCTGCT
Encoded proteins:
- the LOC123482272 gene encoding P43 5S RNA-binding protein-like isoform X2 codes for the protein MNGVPHKQDSGHRQQLFNCNHADCRATFTREWRLKEHETVHTGAQPFQCKVADCGRVFSRNSHLRRHALGHTGVKKFRCTFVSCTKTFFNADKLKRHVHYAHGEKDTYFKCNFPHCSLTFKKRRVYKLHLKEHGISSNFKCSKRGCGVTFDTHVARKAHEKKHAGYRCSQPECNHFEQTWGKMHKHMAKHPATFTCKLCQKVFKHVDSLRRHKRTHALQKPVLLCPSSGCKAYFSTTFNLQHHIRKTHLQLLKYHCYFPDCPRTFAMRESLSRHLAHHDPEASPEKKRKRNKKAWQKRLEGHHQLPLVEDDLRRLFALRMRVSRRAKVEANLSGLFNERKIPHFVDSEVNLRDLFSIKPPHSPRPAEQGPMEVTQPEVTVIKG
- the LOC123482272 gene encoding P43 5S RNA-binding protein-like isoform X1, producing MNGVPHKQDSGHRQQLFNCNHADCRATFTREWRLKEHETVHTGAQPFQCKVADCGRVFSRNSHLRRHALGHTGVKKFRCTFVSCTKTFFNADKLKRHVHYAHGEKDTYFKCNFPHCSLTFKKRRVYKLHLKEHGISSNFKCSKRGCGVTFDTHVARKAHEKKHAGYRCSQPECNHFEQTWGKMHKHMAKHPATFTCKLCQKVFKHVDSLRRHKRTHALQKPVLLCPSSGCKAYFSTTFNLQHHIRKTHLQLLKYHCYFPDCPRTFAMRESLSRHLAHHDPEASPEKQKRKRNKKAWQKRLEGHHQLPLVEDDLRRLFALRMRVSRRAKVEANLSGLFNERKIPHFVDSEVNLRDLFSIKPPHSPRPAEQGPMEVTQPEVTVIKG